The following is a genomic window from Desulfofarcimen acetoxidans DSM 771.
TTACGGGACAACAGGATCAGGAGCTGCGGCCTTATTAGGTATACCTAGATTTTGTCCCGAATCTTTGGATGGAAATATGTAGTGAACTTGTACTTCATTAAACATGACCTATCCGCAAATCTATCATAAGAATAATTTCCCGGAACATAAAACAACCCGTCACATCTCCTACAGGAGTAAATGTGGCGGGTTATTTTATACATCTCTAAATTAAATAGCTTAAGGCCTTCTTTTTCATTCCGATCAGCCTGGCATTTGTCAGCATATCACTAACAGCAACGGTTAGGTTGTTGAACTGTTCCCAATAAGCAATTAATGCCACTTTTCTTAACTCCCTCGACGTTAAACCGAGCTTACTCTTTGGTATCTCCAGAATATCGAAAGCTGTTTCTGTATTTTCAATTGAAATTTCAGAATAGCTTTTGTTAATTCTGTAGTAAACACAAAACATACTTTGCTCTAAAGTAGTCATAGGCGGCTCTATCTCCGATAACTTCCATATAAACATAGATAGCGCCTCTTTTTCCGAGTATTTTTCTGATAATAGCATGTCGGTCACTTTATCGATCATAACTTGCCGATGATTATATTCAAATGTCATCCATCACACACTCACTCCTTTATATTCCCACACCTTCTCATACCTGTCGTAATCTAAGCTTAACCCTATAACAGCAATCAGTTGATTATAAGAAATAAGGTTTAGCCGAAACCCAATAGGCGATACCGGACAAGCACAAAGCTATATCACTTAGCATAAATATATTACTAAAAATATTTTACATGATAAAAGTAAATAAAACATTACTTAACGTTACTGCTAAGTAAATAATAAAACAAGCTATTTAACTTGTCAAGATATCCGAATGGAATAAAAATGCATCAAAAATTGTTGGAAGCAAGTGAACAATGAAACCATTAGATTTCTTCGTTTATAAAATATTAAAAAAGAGGGGAACAAAAATGAATTATACAATTATGAAAAATGATACTTTAGCAGGGATAGCTGAACGTTTTGGAACCACAGTATCCGCCATCATGAATGCTAACCCCCAAATAAAGAATCAAGATTTTATAGTTGAAGGGCAAATAATAACAATTCCTGTCTCAGGCGCACCATCACCTCCGGCAGGACAAAAAACATACATCGTTCAAGCAGGCGATACAATGTTTACCATATCTCAGAAATATGGTATTGAATTAGAAACTCTCATCGCAGCCAACCCGCAAATAAAAAATCCTGATTTGATTTTCCCCGGTCAAGTCATAAATATTCCAGGAAGATCAAGCCTTACGGTTTACGCAGCAGCAAGCTTAAAAGACGCTTTTGAAGAGCTAAAAAGACTTTACCTTAAACAAAACCCGGGCGTAGATATTTCATATAACTTTGGCGCGTCAGGTACTTTGCAAAGAGAAATTGAACAAGGAGCTCCGGTAGATCTCTTTGTGTCAGCGGGCGAATCCCAAATGGATGCTCTGTCTAAAAAAGGACTAATTGTGGAGAGCTCCAGAAAAAATCTTCTAAGCAACCAATTAGTTCTAATTGCTAATAAAAACAGCAGGCTCAAGAGCTTTGAAGGCTTGACTGATCCGAGCATCACCAAAATAAGTATTGGAAACCCCAGAACGGTACCCGCAGGTGAATATGCCCGAGAAACATTAAAAACACTTGGCTTATGGAACAGCATTCAATCCAAACTGGTCTTAGCCGAAGATGTGCGGCAGGTGCTGCAGTATGTGGAATCAGGAAGAGTTGACGCCGGATTGGTATACCGTTCAGATGCTTTAACCGGTAAAAACATTAGAATAGTAGCGGTTGCCCCGGATGATTCACATAAACCTATTATCTATCCCATGGCAATTATACGCAGCTCTAATAACCGGGAGGAAGCCAGAGCTTTTGCCAACTTTCTCTCCAGCAATGAAGCAGCCAGGGTTTTTTCCAAATACGGTTTTATACCTTTGCAGTAATCGGAGGCGCACCCATTTCTATAAATGAATGCGCCTCTGTACTTACCTGCTATTAATTTAACCGTATAGAGTTAAATTTTTTATCCCTGACTTGCATGCCCGTCACCATTTACCGCACTTTCAACCCACTCCAAAGCAATTGCTGCTATTTGTCCTGAGCTTGTTATGCTCAGGACAAATAATCCTGACATAGTTTTTTATTGACTTAATTCGTACTTAGAATTAATATTTACATAAGCCCTTCATTGCGTCGTAATATGTTACATTCTGTTTTATCATCAATTCACATAATTAGACATTTATTTTTGTTTATCTGATGACATTCTTAATCTACCTTTCAGCACTTACCGGATGAAATAGAAAAGTTAACTTAGTTGACCATGTTTTCCCTGACCAGCTTTTATTTATAAAGGGGAGTTGGCGTATGAGTAATACAGAGAATATAGCAGCCGTGATTTTGGCAGCGGGATATTCTTTTCCAATGAAAGAGTTCAAACCTTTAATAAAATTAGGAAACATTACGGCTCTCGAACACTCTATCCTTAGTTTTTATTATGCCGGCATAAACGATATAAGAGTGGTGATAGGGTATCACGGCCTTGATGTCATAGAAGCATTAAAACATTATCCTGTTAGGATGGTACTCAATGCCCGCTTTATTGAAGGCATGTACTCCTCCGTTCAGGCCGGTGTCGGCAATTTGGAAGCAGAAATCCAAGCATTCTTTATCTTGCCTGCTGATATTCCATTTGTTATGGCAGGCACATTACAAAAAATGCTTGCTCGCTTCCGCTCTTCCGAAGGAGGAAATATTATCTATCCTGTGTTAAATGGACGCAGAGGTCATCCTCCGCTGATTTCAACAAAATTTTCGGGTGCAATACTAAGTGGTGAGTGCCCTGGTGGACTACAAAACCTTTTGAGAAGATATGAACATAATGCAGTGAATGTAGAAGTAGCGGACGAGGGAATACTGCTGGATATGAATAATCGGGAGGATTACCTCGAAATCTTGAATTACTTTAATACCACCTCCAAGACGCGAATTATAACAAAACGTCTCAGTACGCGTTGAGATAGTAACATCACTAAAAAGTTTTGCAATAGCACATAATCGCTGCTCAACCAGTTTTCATTTATCTCGTTCACAGTCCATAAAAATTACACCTTTAGCCCAGTACCTGGCTAACACACCGGGAATGACGATGCGAAGCGGCTGCCAATCATTTGGCAGGGGCTTACCATTAATAATATAGGCTAAGATAATGGGGCGGTTTGCCAAAATATTGTGCGGAATATCAACAGAATATTTATCTTTAGAAGTAAAATGTATTCGACTAAAATCCTTCTGCTTATTTCCGAACTGTCGCATGAAAGTATTAAGCAGCGGACCTGTCGCGTCTACACTAATTTTTTCTCCGTTAGCTCGCGTGGCTGAGCAAGCCTTGGTTACTGCCGGCAACTTTTTCAGATCACTTTGGGTTATTGCAAAGCTCTTCTCCTGCAGTCCTTGCACAATAACCTTCTCTGCATCATAAGGAGCAGAACTGGCCAGATTAATGATTTATCCGGGAAAAATTAAATTTGGATTTTTTACTGCTTGCCTAATTCATCTCATTTTTTAATTTTCGAACTACTTCTTTAGTCAACCCGGTAATTTCAATAACATCTTCAATACTGAAACCTTTTGCTAGGGCTGCTTTGGCCGTTTCCATTTTACCCTCTTTTATACCTTCTTCTCTACCCTTTTTTATACCTTCTTCTCTACCTTCTTCTCTAATCCACTGCTCGATTTGGGTCATTCTCAACACCTCCAGTAATTTCTTTTTGTAGTCTTCAGACATAAACTTATCGGTAACGGCTATAATTGTACCAATTATGAAGGTCTTCTTGATTTCACCCTCTACTTCTTTAGCCAGTTCTGCCGCGCGAATAGCCATTTCCTCTTCGGTTTGCTTGCTCTTCATCAGGGGTAAAAAGATCAGCTTCAATATATCTTCCTCATCCAACTCCTCGTGCTTGAGTATTTTATCATTCAATCTCTTATATTCTGCGTCTCCGTCATAGTCTTTCATATAAACATTGATTACCTGGTAAACTATGGAGCCTTTCTTTAGTTGATCTGGGGCTATTTTTATCCGCCCGGAGTAAACAACAGCGGTATTGACGTTCCGATTGTCTTTGTTGATTAGTCTGGCATCATAGAGTAAAAATCGTTTCAGATTTTCTAAATTAACGGTAGTTTGAAATTCCAAATGCAGGAGTGTGTTATCTTCTAACAGAAATATATAGTCTATTCTATTCTCTTTGACTTCCAAAACGGGTAAAATGGTAGGTATCACACCTATAATTTTTGCTGTATTCAAGCCAAAGAGACGAAGCGTTTTATCTTTAAAGGTTTCTGCCATTGCTTTCATGATCACATCATTGTTGTGCAGGGTGATTTCTGTTTCCAAATCATTCACCTTCCTTCTTTATGAAATTATATCCTATCTAATTGGCATTGAAAATGCGTTTTAAATTATTTCCAAAATTGTTGTCATTCACTTAAAAATAGACTACACAAATGCCAAAAAAATTCCTACTAATCAATAAACTACTGTAGGAATTTTGTTTGCTGGTTTTAAAAATGGATGACATTGTTGTGACAAAACATGCTGCATACTTGGATGTAGACGTTTTACATTAACTTTGGTTGCAATGGAACTTTCATAGATTCTTCAATAATACTCGTTGGGTGGAAGCAATACACCAATCCAAGTCTAAACTGTCCACCTTATTTTTTATACATTAACCTCGGCATAGAAAAAACAAGGTCACAGCAACCGAAACTGTGTGACCTATGTAAGTAAATAGCAATTATAATATGCCCATACCCTTTAACATTTGAACTAAAGATTTATAGAAGTAGTCACATGCTTCATCCTCTGTTGAAAAGAGTTTCAGCCCTGATTTTTGACCTCGCTCACTGTAATATACTTCCCACTTATCCCCATTTTGATTGAAGCAATACGCTTCATTTGGTAAACCGCCCTCTAAAGAATATGTATCTTTAGGGATATTGCTGTTAATCAACATCTTTCTTAAATCATTCTTAGTCATATTATGGTCCCACCCTTTTTATTATTCCCGCTTTTAACAGGTTGTTAATAGACTGACTAAATTCATATTGTATACCTCCACCAGGCTGGTCAAACCATGGTGCTATTTCACCAGCTTGTACCTTAGCTTAACAACTTCATAAACATTGTACGGCTTAGTTTCTGTTCCCGGTTCTAAAGCTCGATTTGCATATGGTGTTCCTTCAGGTGAAACAAATGTACCGCTATCATAGCCATATCTATCAATTCGCGTTCCCGGTTTCAATGTCGTTTCCACGGGTTGTCCGGCAAAACCTCTATTTACAGGCCATTTTATATTTCCTGCTTCATCAACCCATTGATTGGCCTTACTCGCGCCCTTATTTATCTTTATAACATTTTTAAAATATCTCCCAAAACTATAAATATTAGTAGGAATAGCACTCTGAGAAAATGCCCGGCCTAAATCAATTAATGCTTTTTTTCTTGAATTATATCCCCCGGTAATTTCCCCTGTCTCATAATTAAATTTTAACACATCACCATCAGGTGTTATATAATATCCTTTATGTTCAGGATCAAGTGAATGCCAAAGAAAGTTGTTAAACTCATAATCACTAAGGCATAAACTATATCCAACAGTTAGTCTCAGGCCAGATAAATCTCCATTATATCCCAGCAGGATATGTTCACTTTCGGCATGAGCACTACTTGCTATTTTAGGCATAGCTATAACCATATTTTGCAACCCTTACGGAGTTGAGGGAGTATATTCCTTATAGGCCTGTTCACCGCCACCATGTATGTTTAATACCTCTTGGCTGTGGTCTGTATAGCTAAAGCCTAACGAGTTATATCCAATAACCTCTCCATAATTATTCCATACCGCATTGGAATAATCTTCTTTCAAGCCGCTGCCATTGCTTGAAATTGATGATACATTGCTTGATTTACTACCGGAACTTTTTGATCCGCTGCTGGAGCTGTTATTAGAACTGCTAAGGTGGAGCTACTGCTTGAAGAGCTCGTCCATGGTTTGGACGCCTGTTCTTTACTGGTATGCGTATCTGTGGCTTTCTGACTGTAATCAGTATAGTCCGATCCGGAGGTAGTACCTATTACTTCACCGAAACGATTCCATACTTTGCCTCGTCCCGAAGGGTCAATCATGTTAATCGGGTCGTTCTCACAATAAGTGTACAGGTTCAGGCTTAATGGACTGTCAATCTGACCGGTATAGCTATCCTCTGACATAAACCTGCCGGTATAGCTCTCATAGTATCGTGCCCGTAGGTAGTACAACCCGGTTTCACTGTCATAGAACTCTCCGGCGTACCTGATGGTATTCGCGTATTGTTCTGTTGCCAGGGTCGGGTTGCCAAAGATGTCGTAGTCGTACTGGTTTTCAACTGTGCCGTTTTCGGCGACGGTCTGCACCACATCACCGTGCCCGTTGTACATAAAGTAGGATATTTTGTTTGCTGCATCTATCGGCAGATGTAGTTTATTCCCTGGATATACCTTGTTTTTACATTATCGGACACGTCTGTATCCAGTATAACATGCGAGCCGCTGTAAAGGTAGTTAGTTACTTC
Proteins encoded in this region:
- the modA gene encoding molybdate ABC transporter substrate-binding protein, whose translation is MNYTIMKNDTLAGIAERFGTTVSAIMNANPQIKNQDFIVEGQIITIPVSGAPSPPAGQKTYIVQAGDTMFTISQKYGIELETLIAANPQIKNPDLIFPGQVINIPGRSSLTVYAAASLKDAFEELKRLYLKQNPGVDISYNFGASGTLQREIEQGAPVDLFVSAGESQMDALSKKGLIVESSRKNLLSNQLVLIANKNSRLKSFEGLTDPSITKISIGNPRTVPAGEYARETLKTLGLWNSIQSKLVLAEDVRQVLQYVESGRVDAGLVYRSDALTGKNIRIVAVAPDDSHKPIIYPMAIIRSSNNREEARAFANFLSSNEAARVFSKYGFIPLQ
- a CDS encoding nucleotidyltransferase family protein; amino-acid sequence: MSNTENIAAVILAAGYSFPMKEFKPLIKLGNITALEHSILSFYYAGINDIRVVIGYHGLDVIEALKHYPVRMVLNARFIEGMYSSVQAGVGNLEAEIQAFFILPADIPFVMAGTLQKMLARFRSSEGGNIIYPVLNGRRGHPPLISTKFSGAILSGECPGGLQNLLRRYEHNAVNVEVADEGILLDMNNREDYLEILNYFNTTSKTRIITKRLSTR
- a CDS encoding molybdopterin-dependent oxidoreductase, which codes for MQGLQEKSFAITQSDLKKLPAVTKACSATRANGEKISVDATGPLLNTFMRQFGNKQKDFSRIHFTSKDKYSVDIPHNILANRPIILAYIINGKPLPNDWQPLRIVIPGVLARYWAKGVIFMDCERDK
- a CDS encoding Rpn family recombination-promoting nuclease/putative transposase — encoded protein: METEITLHNNDVIMKAMAETFKDKTLRLFGLNTAKIIGVIPTILPVLEVKENRIDYIFLLEDNTLLHLEFQTTVNLENLKRFLLYDARLINKDNRNVNTAVVYSGRIKIAPDQLKKGSIVYQVINVYMKDYDGDAEYKRLNDKILKHEELDEEDILKLIFLPLMKSKQTEEEMAIRAAELAKEVEGEIKKTFIIGTIIAVTDKFMSEDYKKKLLEVLRMTQIEQWIREEGREEGIKKGREEGIKEGKMETAKAALAKGFSIEDVIEITGLTKEVVRKLKNEMN
- a CDS encoding glycohydrolase toxin TNT-related protein (This protein contains a domain related to Tuberculosis Necrotizing Toxin, which is the C-terminal effector domain of outer membrane channel protein CpnT, and which has a lethal NAD+-glycohydrolase activity.) encodes the protein MAPWFDQPGGGIQYEFSQSINNLLKAGIIKRVGP
- a CDS encoding TNT domain-containing protein, whose protein sequence is MVIAMPKIASSAHAESEHILLGYNGDLSGLRLTVGYSLCLSDYEFNNFLWHSLDPEHKGYYITPDGDVLKFNYETGEITGGYNSRKKALIDLGRAFSQSAIPTNIYSFGRYFKNVIKINKGASKANQWVDEAGNIKWPVNRGFAGQPVETTLKPGTRIDRYGYDSGTFVSPEGTPYANRALEPGTETKPYNVYEVVKLRYKLVK
- a CDS encoding RHS repeat-associated core domain-containing protein, encoding MVQTVAENGTVENQYDYDIFGNPTLATEQYANTIRYAGEFYDSETGLYYLRARYYESYTGRFMSEDSYTGQIDSPLSLNLYTYCENDPINMIDPSGRGKVWNRFGEVIGTTSGSDYTDYSQKATDTHTSKEQASKPWTSSSSSSSTLAVLITAPAADQKVPVVNQAMYHQFQAMAAA